The following proteins come from a genomic window of Dreissena polymorpha isolate Duluth1 chromosome 1, UMN_Dpol_1.0, whole genome shotgun sequence:
- the LOC127865977 gene encoding uncharacterized protein LOC127865977 produces MAAPSPLKVQLFGHSFVRHLKDLIRHDSTLRFNLNLQGHPLVQYSGFSGARVETLHHRLTEISDFEPEIVVLIIGTNDIYDSSCSILSVANKIEDLMGPAKKTKKRSATTICSCCDNTTAKKSRSTPTSPPPSISTAIPVQETGTSTGPSNAHNGSGNNTIQHIQGVDFNPGPVPPNEVVLPHQQPPQVPGPVPPNAVVLPHQQPLQVPFNYSDDSSSEDEVDPPANLQEILSTHMMGLLPDTASLEFPLSLKRPKMPHLSSLSWV; encoded by the exons ATGGCTGCGCCCAGTCCGCTAAAAGTACAGCTGTTCGGCCATTCGTTCGTGAGGCACCTTAAAGATTTAATCCGACATGACTCCACTCTACGTTTTAACTTGAATCTGCAAGGACACCCTCTAGTACAATACTCTGGATTCTCCGGTGCTCGCGTCGAAACACTACACCATCGTTTAACCGAGATCTCTGACTTTGAACCGGAAATTGTTGTGCTGATTATTGGCACCAACGACATTTATGATTCGTCGTGTTCAATTCTTTCTGTGGCAAATAAAATTGAAGACCTG ATGGGGCCTGCAAAGAAAACTAAAAAACGATCGGCAACAACAATATGCAGTTGCTGTGATAATACAACGGCCAAGAAATCACGCTCCACACCCACCAGTCCTCCACCATCAATATCCACAGCAATTCCAGTACAAGAAACGGGGACATCTACTGGTCCATCCAATGCTCACAATGGATCTGGGAACAACACAATCCAGCACATCCAGGGTGTTGATTTTAATCCTGGACCCGTGCCACCCAATGAAGTTGTTCTACCACATCAACAACCCCCTCAGGTACCTGGACCCGTGCCACCCAATGCAGTTGTTCTACCACATCAACAACCCCTTCAGGTACCATTCAACTACTCGGACGACTCTTCTTCAGAAGATGAGGTCGACCCACCAGCAAATCTTCAGGAAATACTCAGCACACACATGATGGGCCTTCTTCCAGATACTG CCTCATTGGAGTTCCCATTAAGTCTGAAAAGACCGAAAATGCCACACCTATCATCACTTTCATGGGTTTAG